DNA sequence from the Drosophila sechellia strain sech25 chromosome 3L, ASM438219v1, whole genome shotgun sequence genome:
AAAGCATACCCGACTGCCTTgggtttgtttatttgttttccctttgtcgggattatttatatatgtggCAGGGATGCCCAATGCAGGTGCAGTTCAATGTCCTCTGTTGTCATCGGGATCAGTAACTCTATCAAGAAATGCAGAATGAAAGCATCAACTGCTCCTGAAGGAGGACATACCACTGCAACTAAGACTAAGTAATAAAAAACTGTAGTCTAGTAAGTAATAATAGACTTATTTTGTTCTGGAACGTACTATGATCAAGTCGACCGACTAGTGATCCTGAACCAAACGGTTATAAAAACCCCTGTATATTCCAAAATTAGTGGAAGCAATACATGTTTATATATGCATgccaaaaaagaagaaacaaaaaaaaaattacaaggACATGCAAAGATGCAAACTAGTCCCAGGCAAAAGTACTTTAACCACATTGGTAAGATATAAGCTTATTGAAAGGAAAAGTTAGCAAGGGAAAACAGGTTTAGAGATAACAAACAAAGCAATTACCACCGATACAATGTTTTTGATCTTTAATACGAAAACCTAAATCACACGGTCTAAAACTGAAAAAATACACCTTTCCAAGTCAAATTCTTTAAAATGTGAAATAACAACACTGAATTCAACTTCGAATAATTACCAATGAGTTAATATCCCTTGTATCACACGTGTGCAGCTGTCGATAACCGGGACAAATTATAGTGATTGTTTTACTTATTCGGTACGCAAACCTAGACATAGAAAACGACGACTGTATTCCACTTCTATACCAAGTGCTTTGTGTGGGAGCAAAGCCTTTCTGCCAGACGACAGCCATTATTGCTCTTCTGCTCCGTCCGACCAATCCACTCAACAAAAATGTACGTGTCTTTGAACTTTGACCCTCAGACagtgctgttgctgttgcgatTAAGAATGTGACATTTGTAAACCTCTCAACCGCCTACATACTGTGGCGCCTGTGTGTGTTGCTGACATTGGTTGGTACTTCTTATGCGAAATTAATTTAGAAAACTATTTGTTGGAACCGAAACATACCAGCTCTAAAAAAAACCATACGTAATTTACGTTTCTAGTAAAATTGTGTATTCTACTTATCGGTTTAGTGGGTTCATAAAGATCCAAATTCACATGCGGCGGGTAAAAGGCAAAAATATTCAAGAAGGCAGTAGTCTTGCCTTGGTTGTGTGACCCACCAGCGAAAGTCTATTTCACAAAAACCTGTCCACCAGAAATAGAAATCATCAACACGAGACGCAATTCTTTTACCTTCTGCCCGCCCTTCCACTGGAGCTTGTTCTGCTGGTGCATGACACCTTTAttcttctttctttttcttattGAGTTTCCGTTTCACTGGCTCGCCAATGTTAcacatacataaaaaaaaaaacatgaatAATTACGACTCTCCTAGATCCAAGTCTGCGATTCTGTATCTTCCTAGAGTATTTTTTCgcacactttttttttgggcggCGGAGAGATATACCAAGGTTGTGGCAACGAGACGGGGAGACTGGGAACGTGGAATGGAGCAGAGGCGCGTAAAAAATACCCAAGCCGCAGACAGtgcaaaaacaacaatcaGGAGAATACAGAAGGGTTGGAGAGTTGGGTAGGGGGCGAAGAGACAAGAACAGAAGACCCAAGGCAGAGGtccaaaaaacagaaacagaaccagaTGGAAAACGGAATGGAATCGAAGCGCAGTTAAAGGAATTTTGCTGTATACGGTTATTGTGTGCTTGTTTTTGTGTCTGGGCACCAAACACACTCATAAACAATGATGAACGGGGTGAATGGACGCAAGGTGACGTCGCAACGCAGTCGAAGCCGCTGCTTCTGCACATTGGGTTGGCGAATTTGGCGCCGACAACATTCCCCTTCTAAAATCGCGTTTTTGAATTTTCCTCCTTATAAATTTTTCCACCATAAATTTCTAAGTTGCAAAGCCATATAAATTATCtttcaatataaataatttatattttgctttaatctaaatatttctaaatgtaaataaaatttaaatattgacCAGTTGTGTAGAAAACGTCAAGCTATCACGTGTTCCCCATTAAACGCCAcaatgggcgtggcacttgGCGGAGAGTGAGAATTGAGGCATAATAAAAGAAGGAGGAACGAAGAAATCATCGAGAGAAGTTTTGGTTCAATTCAGTTCGTTTCGATTCATTCTGCTCTACTGGCGTCTTTCTGTGCCTCTTTGGTTATTTGTTTATGGCTGTCTTGCTTTGATCCCCTCATTCTGTCTGGGGGCACAATCGTCTTGTTTTTGCGCTTATTGCTATTGCACTACACTTTCCCCGCTCGACTCACAACTATAAAACCAAGCTAAAAGAACTGCTAGGaagatatgtatgtactttAGAAATCGAGGGaagaaacacaaaaaaattaagaagtaaaagtatatatatatatgtactttgATTAAATTTAGCATGAACttgcattttttattgaaattttcttaaatttttttttactcacATTCCCTCCAGCCTTTCCCCTTTTTGAGTGCAGTGTCGTAGATATGTGGTGTCCAGAGTGATGTGGCGGAAATGCCAcacttatttaattattttcataacTTTTCGCTGTCAATATGccgaaaaaccgaaaaactttGGACTAGGTACAACATAGCCCATTATCCGATTCAGAATCCGACTCATATTCGTCAGCCGAATTTGTGGGACAAAATCCTGAGAAGGTTGATTGTAGTTCTGTATAGAAGTAGCCATGCTCGTCTTCTGTGACTTCCATTTCTATATCTCTGTAGCGCCTAGGTGAACCGAAGTTTTGGAGGTGCATGGCTCTATTCACGAGGACCTTTAAGTGGATCTCCTCATGCTCCTGGCAGACCCTAAGTTGTTTGTATTCCTGCTTGTCTCTATAAGTCTTGCACTTCTTGAACAGCAGTCGATTGGATTTTGCCTTGAGCTCTTTTATAATCCTGTTCTGGGCATCAATAGCGTTGACCACCGCCTGATACTCCTTGTACATTGCCTGTTGCTCTTCATCGTCCTCATCGCTCTCATTGAGGAGCTCAAAGGGATCCTTCTCCTCCACCTCGAACTCGTCCTCCTTTTCAACGTACTGTTCGTCGTCTTCGCCCTCAAGATCTTCAGCGGCTTCTTGTCCTTCATTTTGCTCATTATCCACGTATCCAGAGGCTTCTTGCTCCACATCAGACATTTCATCGGGAGTTAGGGATAACTTGTATTATAAGCGGTGCAGAGGAATTagtttacatatttatgaaattttgaTGTACAAATCGATTATAAATTGTAGATTTATCATTTGGTCGACCAAAACGTAACTTAGAGCCAGTAAAATCACAGTTTACTGCACACagcatatttttattattccaGTTCGCCATTTTTTGTAGCACTTATTGCACGCATTTCCGTTTCCCTCCTTATTAGatctttttatatacattttattgttCTTCTGCCAACGTTATAGATGTTGCGCTGTCAACGCCCCTCATAACTTCTACAACCTGATCTCCCTTATTTCTATTctatttatatgatttattGTGGCTAGatccatatttttattattccaGTTCGCCATTTTTTGTAGCACTTATTGCACGCATTTCCGTTTCCCTCCTTATTAGatctttttatatacattttattgttCTTCTGCCAACGTTATAGATGTTGCGCTGTCAACGCCCCTCATAACTTCTACAACCTGATCTCCCTTATTTCTATTctatttatatgatttattGTGGCTAGATCCGGTGGATTACGCTTCAAAGCGCACCACTCAACGGCCTGCGTTAGCATTAATCATAGAAACTACAGAAAACAGTTTAATTAGGCAAAAAGACAGCAGGGTCGTTCCATCGTACTACAGGGAGTTAAGAGGTTTATAACCGATAACAACCTGTAAGCCAGGAAAGAAAGGGTGCGTATATGATGACTGGTCCAGCGACACACAAGTTGCTGTTTTAATGGCGTCATATTCGGCTTCATCCAAAGCGATAACATCAAACTGTTGCATTGAATGTAACTGTAAAATCACCACTGTGTGCAATGAAAGACATAAATGTAGCGCATGATGTTAAGCAATGCAATGGAATATATGACGATATAGggatataaacatttaaatcgATTTCACTTGAATTGacctaattaaattaaattccctaCAATAAGCGGCATGTTTGGTTCAAGCTTAAGCTTTTATCCCCAGCTAATTAAGCGCGGTTTGAATTCGGCTTGTGTTCTTTTGATAACGTCCCTGTTTAATTTTTGGTAATAACCGTATTGTTTTCGAGTCCCTGAAAGTGACAGTTGGATTAGAAGCCAACACCTACAGCACATAGTCATTGCACTTGTTACCCTTGTTGTCCTGGACGACATCGATAAGACAGAGCCTCTGGGCTATATCGGCCATATCAAAGTGGAATGATTTTCGATTAGCTCCAATTCAGATTACGCATTCGGCAACTCAAAAAGACTGCGCCGCCcattttaaatcaaataaagggcaatttcatttacaaaGTTGAAAGCAAGCATAGGCCGCCCTCTTCTTGGCTCACACATACTCTGATTTTTATTGGgtcattttattcatttttgtaGGATTCCATTCAGACCGTGCAAGTTGCATCAAGTTTTTCTTCCGCTCAGActattgttttcttttgtctTGCGTCTTTTTTGTGCTATAGTTACAATGGGGactgtttttttgtttatgccTCTGCTGAATGAAATGGtttcattaaaaaagttttaaactttttcatttaatttaactgcagcaaacaacaaacatcCTTCATGATGCCTTTTTCCTTCTGCGCTTTTCTTTTCCCACTCTGTCGCCATTTTTCACTGCAACTATTTTGTAGAGAGCATCTGCTTCAGATCCAGAGATTATCTACCCGCAGCCTTAGCatgctttaatttttttttttttttttaatgagttTTAATTAAGCTTTTCTATTTCAATTCATTGTGCATTTTCCTTAAGCAAAGTATGCTGCGGAATTTTGTTTCAGTGAGATGGACACGCCTAGTTTTTATTTGGTAGTCGAGACACTCGACTCCCTCTCCtgttaaaattttattttaaaattacttcTTAAACGTATTGTCAACTCAATATATAACTTCGTggcttaatttcattttttgttattattttaatcATCCCACATTCACAGAGCATAATTCGAAAGGGACGTAATAAAAGAGTCGTGTGAGGGTGTGAGAATAGGGTTTTTTGAGACCACCCTCCCTAGTAAACCCGTCTTCATGTGGTATGACAACATGTCgtatttgtaatatttaaacacAACAGCTCAGCGAAGGTTGACAATCTTTGACATTATACGGGCGTAACGATGCATTCTGACACGCTCAAGGGATAACAGCGAAGGAAGGAGGTGAAAATGTGAGCGGGACAGACCcagaagaaaaatcaatttttgcaCAAAGAAAGGCATtattaacaacaataataagcTGCTTTGGAGCTAGTGAAGAAATGTGTTGTAATTCCACATGATGGGACTGGGGGTAAAAATTGCTGTTAGCATCTCGGGTCTGttgttgacaaaaaaaaaaacttcttcGTTTAAACTAGATATATAATTCCGCTGGCCACagacatatataaaaaaactCATCAATTACCATATGTTCAATATTAAAAAAACGTTTCCTTTCTgagaaaacaattaaaaaaatgttctgGTATAGTTTTTTGGCGAGTGTAAAACAGTAGGTGTGTTTCCATGAAAAGTGTCATGTTGACTGCGTTGAAATGTCACTCTTGCGACATAGTAATGTGTTTTTCCAACGCCACACACGCTGCAAGAACAACAGAAGTTTAGAAAAAATTACTTTCTTACATTTTTTCCTAATACTCAAAATCACGGCAATATTGCAAGAAAATCTGTATGAGAGAACATTGCAACCATTCCAGCATCGTTTTTTATGAATGTAACTGCTTTCAACGTAATAATTCA
Encoded proteins:
- the LOC6610129 gene encoding uncharacterized protein LOC6610129, which encodes MSDVEQEASGYVDNEQNEGQEAAEDLEGEDDEQYVEKEDEFEVEEKDPFELLNESDEDDEEQQAMYKEYQAVVNAIDAQNRIIKELKAKSNRLLFKKCKTYRDKQEYKQLRVCQEHEEIHLKVLVNRAMHLQNFGSPRRYRDIEMEVTEDEHGYFYTELQSTFSGFCPTNSADEYESDSESDNGLCCT